The Salegentibacter mishustinae genomic interval ATCGCAATTTTACCAGGAATCTCCAGAAGTGGGGCTACAATTTCTACTTCGGTATTATTAGGAAACGATAAAACCAAAGCCGCAAGATTTTCGTTTTTAATGGTAGTACCATTAATATTAGGGAAAATTGCAAAAGACCTATTAGACGGGAATTTAATGGAAAGCTCTACTTCTTTCTCTGTGCTTGCAATAGGTTTTGCCACTTCCTTTATCGCCGGGCTTGCAGCATGCACGTGGATGATTAGTATTGTTAGAAAAAGTAAACTCTCCTATTTTGCTATTTACTGCTTTATTGCAGGAATTGTCTCTATAGCCGTTGCATATTATAATTAGAAATAGAAGAATTTTTATGACTACAGAAATTGAAAAATTTACTCCTGAAGATTTCAAAAACGGCCAAATTCTGGTCTTTGATAAACCCCTGGAGTGGACTTCTTTTCAGTTAGTTAATAAAGTGCGTTGGCTAATTAGAAAGAGCTCCGGAATAAAAAAGATAAAAGTAGGTCATGCCGGCACTTTAGATCCTTTAGCAACCGGCGTTTTGGTTATCTGCACTGGTAAATTCACCAAAAGAATACCCGAACTTCAGGGAACAGAGAAAGAATACACCGGCACCTTTACCCTGGGCGCCACCACTCCTTCTTTTGATATGGAAACCAAAGTTGACAAAACTTTTGAAACAAGCCATATTTCTAAAGAAAATCTAGAAGAAGCAGCCCAGAAATTCACAGGAGAAATAGAGCAAATACCTCCGGTTTTTTCAGCTTTAAAAAAAGATGGCAAAAGACTTTATGAGTATGCCCGAAAGGGAGAAGAAGTGAAAGTAGAAAGCAGACCTGTGACCATAAAAGAGTTTGAGGTTGATGCACCCCGATTCCCTGAAGTGGATTTTAGAATAGTTTGCAGCAAAGGCACCTATATAAGGAGTATGGCTAACGACTTTGGCCTGGCGCTAAATTCCGGCGCTTATCTTTCCTCCCTCAAGCGCACCCGTGTTGGAGAATTCGGCATAGAGAATGCTCTAGACCTTGAGTCTTTTGAAAAATTACTACCTTCAGCATAAAATAAACCAGCTTAGGTTTTGTTTTATAGCATGGATTTTTTCGAAAAACATAAAGCCCTTATTATTACCGTACTTTTTTGTTCGGTATTAATTCTTGGACTTTATAATTTCAACTTATCACAGAAGAAAAAAATAGAACAGCAAATGCTGGTAGATTTAGAAGAATATACCGAAGCTGAGGAGACAGAAGAGGAGAAACCAGAAGAAGAACTTAAGCCAAAAACCACCCGAAATTCACCAAAAACGCATAAAGCATTCAACGAAAATCAGGAAGCACGGGAAGAGAATTTTAACCGGGAACTCGACGAAATTCTGGAGAGAAACAGTGCCCGGCAGGAACAAAGTTCAGACAGTGACAATAGCGCTTCTACAATCGGAACTTTTGCTACCGGAAAAAAATCGAAGAACAAAAAAAGATCTGATGGTGATAACACTTCAGAAGATGTTTCAACCCAATCTGGGAGTTTGCGAAATAGCTCTATTTCATTTTCGCTTCGCGGTAGAAATGCCGTTTCCATTCCAAATCCCATTTACACCTGTGACCTTCCGGGAAAAATTGTAGTAAACATTACGGTAGATGCTGAAGGACGGGTTATAGATACTAATATTAACAAAGCTAGTTCAAACTCAGACAACGAATGCTTAACCGAAAAAGCGCTCGAATACGCTTTAAATGCAAGGTTTTCACGCTTAGCAGGAAGAAATGAGCAACCTGGCACAATCACTTACAATTTTAAACCTTAAAAATGAAAAAACTAAACCGCTGCGGATGGTGTGAAGGTGATGCACTCTACGAAGCTTATCACGATAATGAATGGGGTGTACCCGTGTATGATGATGATACTATTTTTGAATTTCTTATTCTAGAAACCTTTCAGGCAGGTTTAAGCTGGATTACCGTGTTACGAAAACGCGAGAACTTCAGGGAAGCTTTTGATGATTTTGATTATAAAAAAATCGCTAATTATTCCGAAGAAAAAATTCAGGAATTACTTCAAAATCCGGGAATTATCAGAAATAAATTGAAGATTCGAGCCACAGTAACTAATGCTAAGGCCTTTATGGAAGTTCAGAAAGAATTCAGCAGTTTTAGTAAATACATTTGGGACTTCGTGGATGGTGATCCTATTCAAAATGAAGTTGAAGACTATAAGAATGCGCCGGCAACTACTGCTATTAGTGATAAATTAAGCAAAGACCTTAAAAAGAAGGGCTTCAAATTTGTTGGTTCTACGGTATTGTACGCCCATATGCAGGCTACAGGAATGGTGAACGATCACGAAATATCTTGTTTTAGACATTCAGAAGTAAAAGAGCTGGGAAAATAAATAGTAGTTTTTATTTAAAATACGTTTTGGTTAAAATTTAAGCAGGGGATTCTAAATAGCTAAGAAATTCGTCACGTGAAATTTCCTCTGCCCCCAAGCTTTCCAAATGCTGTGTATACACCTGGCAGTCTATAAGCTTTACTCCTTCCTTTTTTAATTTTCTTACCAGGGTTATAAATCCATATTTAGAAGCGTTACTTGCCCTGGTAAACATACTTTCCCCACAGAAAACTTTCTTATCCTCCAGGTAAATTCCATAAAGACCACCAACTAAATTATCGTCTTCCCAAACTTCTACAGAATGCGCTATATTAAGCTCGTGTAAATCGCCAAAGCAATCTATCATTTCCTGGGTAATCCAGGTGCCGTGCTGGCCTTCACGTCTTATGTCGGCACAGGCTTCTATTACTGCCCTAAAATCTTTATTAAAAGTTACTTTAAACTTCTCTTTTCTGAGCAACTGTTTCATACTCTTAGAGACTTTTAAGTTCTTCGGAAAAAGCACCATTCTTGGGTCTGGACTCCACCAAAGTAAAGGCTGGGAAGCATCATACCAGGGAAAAATCCCGTGGTTATAGGCATAGATTAATCGCGGAATACTCAATTCACCACCAATAGCCAGAAGCCCGTGTTCATCGGTATCAGAAACGGGTGGGAATTTTTCGTTATGTTGTAAATAATGCAATTAACCAGTATTATTGGGTGAGTAGGAAATGTACAAAAAGAAAAAGCTTAGCAATCTTAATAGGATGCTAAGCTTTTTATAATTTGAATCCAATTTTTCTCACTTTATGAGACTTGGATAAACGTACTAGTTTAATATGATCTTACTTAATTTTCTATTCAGAAAACTACTAGAATGGAAGATCGTCGTAATCTTCTTCATTAAGATTATTTGCAGGCTCAAAATTATCAGGTGGTGGCACATTCTGCCCGCCTGAAGGTTGTTCTGCCTGTAAGTTTTCTATTCTCCATCCCTGGATAGA includes:
- the truB gene encoding tRNA pseudouridine(55) synthase TruB; this translates as MTTEIEKFTPEDFKNGQILVFDKPLEWTSFQLVNKVRWLIRKSSGIKKIKVGHAGTLDPLATGVLVICTGKFTKRIPELQGTEKEYTGTFTLGATTPSFDMETKVDKTFETSHISKENLEEAAQKFTGEIEQIPPVFSALKKDGKRLYEYARKGEEVKVESRPVTIKEFEVDAPRFPEVDFRIVCSKGTYIRSMANDFGLALNSGAYLSSLKRTRVGEFGIENALDLESFEKLLPSA
- a CDS encoding energy transducer TonB family protein, whose translation is MDFFEKHKALIITVLFCSVLILGLYNFNLSQKKKIEQQMLVDLEEYTEAEETEEEKPEEELKPKTTRNSPKTHKAFNENQEAREENFNRELDEILERNSARQEQSSDSDNSASTIGTFATGKKSKNKKRSDGDNTSEDVSTQSGSLRNSSISFSLRGRNAVSIPNPIYTCDLPGKIVVNITVDAEGRVIDTNINKASSNSDNECLTEKALEYALNARFSRLAGRNEQPGTITYNFKP
- a CDS encoding DNA-3-methyladenine glycosylase I is translated as MKKLNRCGWCEGDALYEAYHDNEWGVPVYDDDTIFEFLILETFQAGLSWITVLRKRENFREAFDDFDYKKIANYSEEKIQELLQNPGIIRNKLKIRATVTNAKAFMEVQKEFSSFSKYIWDFVDGDPIQNEVEDYKNAPATTAISDKLSKDLKKKGFKFVGSTVLYAHMQATGMVNDHEISCFRHSEVKELGK
- the aat gene encoding leucyl/phenylalanyl-tRNA--protein transferase → MHYLQHNEKFPPVSDTDEHGLLAIGGELSIPRLIYAYNHGIFPWYDASQPLLWWSPDPRMVLFPKNLKVSKSMKQLLRKEKFKVTFNKDFRAVIEACADIRREGQHGTWITQEMIDCFGDLHELNIAHSVEVWEDDNLVGGLYGIYLEDKKVFCGESMFTRASNASKYGFITLVRKLKKEGVKLIDCQVYTQHLESLGAEEISRDEFLSYLESPA